From Acidimicrobiales bacterium, one genomic window encodes:
- the selD gene encoding selenide, water dikinase SelD — MARRLTEFSHGAGUGCKLAPGELAQVVRRLSPTDSPDLLVGALTGDDAAVWRLDDSRALVVTADFITPVVDDARDWGRVAAANAVSDVYAMGGRPLLALNLVCWNTDELSTDLLGDVLQGGHDIAAECGFVVAGGHTVDDPEPKYGMAVIGEVHPDRMLTNAGLRPGQTLILTKPLGIGIITTGLKRGEADAAIVAAAVASMTRTNATAAEVAVAAGATGATDVTGFGLLGHGGRMAEESGVDLHLSIGAVPVIGGARELAAAGVVPGGTGRNLAWVDERLRIDSGVTEVDVTILADAQTSGGLLFGVDPARADGVITELRASGHDAAAIGTVASGRGLIHIGS; from the coding sequence ATGGCTCGTCGACTCACCGAGTTCAGCCACGGCGCCGGTTGAGGCTGCAAGCTCGCCCCCGGCGAACTGGCGCAGGTCGTGCGCCGCCTCTCCCCAACCGACAGTCCCGACCTCCTCGTGGGCGCCCTCACCGGCGACGATGCCGCCGTGTGGCGCCTCGACGACTCGCGCGCGCTCGTTGTCACCGCCGACTTCATCACGCCGGTCGTCGACGACGCCCGCGACTGGGGTCGTGTCGCCGCCGCCAACGCAGTGAGCGACGTCTACGCGATGGGGGGTCGCCCGCTCCTCGCCCTCAATCTCGTCTGCTGGAACACCGACGAACTCTCGACCGACCTGCTGGGCGACGTCCTCCAGGGCGGCCACGACATCGCGGCCGAATGCGGGTTCGTCGTGGCGGGCGGCCACACCGTCGACGATCCCGAACCGAAGTACGGCATGGCCGTCATCGGTGAGGTCCACCCCGACCGGATGCTGACCAACGCCGGCCTCCGGCCCGGGCAGACGCTGATCCTGACCAAGCCGCTCGGCATCGGGATCATCACGACCGGTCTGAAGCGGGGCGAGGCCGACGCCGCCATCGTCGCCGCGGCGGTGGCCAGCATGACCCGTACCAATGCGACCGCCGCCGAAGTCGCCGTGGCCGCAGGCGCAACGGGCGCAACCGACGTCACCGGCTTCGGGCTCCTCGGTCACGGTGGCCGCATGGCCGAGGAGTCGGGGGTCGATCTCCATCTGTCGATCGGTGCCGTTCCGGTGATCGGCGGCGCCCGAGAACTGGCGGCAGCGGGAGTGGTTCCCGGCGGCACGGGCCGCAATCTCGCCTGGGTCGACGAACGTCTGCGGATCGATTCCGGTGTCACCGAGGTCGACGTCACGATCCTCGCCGACGCCCAGACCTCGGGCGGCCTGCTGTTCGGGGTCGACCCCGCCCGCGCCGACGGTGTGATCACCGAGCTGCGGGCCTCCGGCCACGACGCTGCGGCCATCGGCACGGTCGCCTCCGGTCGGGGACTCATCCACATCGGCTCCTGA
- a CDS encoding HD domain-containing protein, whose amino-acid sequence MTVTDPTEIDANPDSFRRMDESTAEQWALIGERTSANQGRVADRLIMLLESLAHISDGFITDQLTHCLQTATMAERAGADEEMIFGALCHDIGKAISVPNHGAISAEMIKPYVRDDVYQSIKHHQDFQGRHYYQHFGVPTNLRDRFADEPWFGLCEEFTDDWDQQAFDPDYDTLPLTHFEPLIRKLTAAARF is encoded by the coding sequence ATGACGGTCACCGATCCCACCGAGATCGACGCCAACCCCGATTCCTTCCGTCGCATGGACGAGTCGACGGCCGAGCAGTGGGCGCTGATCGGCGAGCGAACGTCGGCCAACCAGGGCCGCGTCGCCGACCGGCTGATCATGCTGCTCGAGTCGTTGGCCCACATCAGCGACGGATTCATCACCGATCAGCTGACCCACTGCCTGCAGACCGCGACGATGGCGGAGCGGGCAGGAGCCGACGAGGAGATGATCTTCGGGGCGCTCTGCCACGACATCGGCAAGGCGATCTCCGTGCCCAACCATGGCGCGATCTCGGCCGAGATGATCAAGCCCTACGTGCGCGACGACGTCTACCAGTCGATCAAGCACCATCAGGACTTCCAGGGCCGGCACTACTACCAGCACTTCGGCGTGCCGACGAACCTCCGTGACCGCTTCGCCGACGAGCCCTGGTTCGGTCTCTGCGAGGAGTTCACCGACGACTGGGACCAGCAGGCGTTCGACCCCGACTACGACACGCTCCCGCTCACGCACTTCGAGCCGCTGATCCGCAAGCTCACTGCAGCCGCCCGGTTCTGA
- a CDS encoding ABC transporter ATP-binding protein — protein sequence MTAALRVRDLRVSLGGVEVVSGLDLDLSAGKWINVIGPNGAGKTTLLRAVLGALDHRGEISIEGLDTATPMARARLVAYVPQTPVMPPGVRVIDYVLLGRTPHRGVFSGDSAHDIDVAAAVLERLDLRPLAERELASLSGGERQRVVLARALVQESSILLLDEPTTSLDLGHQQEVLDLVEELRRERGLTVLATLHDLTLAARYGDEMAVLAAGRIVASGPPASVLTEALIASYFNARVKIIEDVDGPVIVPLAGRST from the coding sequence GTGACCGCGGCGCTGCGCGTCCGCGACCTCAGAGTGAGCCTCGGTGGTGTCGAGGTCGTGAGCGGACTCGATCTGGATCTGTCGGCAGGTAAGTGGATCAATGTGATCGGACCCAACGGGGCCGGGAAGACCACCCTGCTCCGAGCCGTCCTGGGCGCGCTCGACCATCGCGGGGAGATCTCGATCGAGGGGCTCGACACGGCGACGCCGATGGCCCGAGCACGGCTCGTCGCCTACGTTCCGCAGACCCCGGTGATGCCGCCCGGTGTACGGGTCATCGACTACGTACTGCTCGGGCGGACACCGCACCGGGGCGTTTTCAGTGGCGATTCCGCGCACGACATCGACGTCGCCGCTGCCGTGCTCGAGCGGCTCGACCTCCGCCCACTGGCCGAACGTGAGCTGGCCAGCCTGTCGGGCGGGGAGCGTCAGCGCGTCGTGTTGGCGCGAGCCCTCGTCCAGGAGTCGTCGATCCTGTTGCTCGACGAGCCGACGACATCGCTCGACCTCGGCCACCAGCAGGAGGTGCTCGATCTCGTCGAGGAACTGCGGCGGGAGCGAGGCCTGACGGTGCTGGCGACACTGCACGACCTGACGTTGGCCGCCCGCTACGGCGACGAGATGGCTGTCCTCGCGGCGGGTCGGATCGTTGCCTCCGGTCCGCCGGCCTCGGTCCTCACCGAGGCACTCATCGCTTCGTATTTCAATGCCCGCGTCAAGATCATCGAAGATGTCGACGGGCCGGTCATCGTGCCGCTCGCCGGTCGATCCACTTGA
- a CDS encoding nucleoside hydrolase, translating to MTRRVLIDTDPGVDDAMAIIMALASPELDVVGLTTIFGNAATHVTTRNALTLVDVAGRPDIPVAAGASAPIAGTYLGPVPVVHGDNGLGDAVLPTPAGSIVAEPAADFIHTVAATDPGAVTLLALGPLTNLALALDRHPELPGLVHEVVVMGGNALVPGNATPVAEANINNDPEAADRVFGAPWKVTMVGLDVTHQVNMGGAAIERIAAGTSAGARLLAGAMPHYRRFYETRNGIDGIFVHDPSTVAFLLDPDAFTTHAWPLRVETESFSRGKTWPNMGDTDDETPPAWKNRPPVHVCTAVDGPRVVDLVVERLT from the coding sequence ATGACACGACGAGTCCTCATCGACACGGACCCCGGGGTCGACGACGCGATGGCGATCATCATGGCGCTCGCCTCGCCGGAGTTGGACGTCGTCGGCCTCACGACGATCTTCGGAAACGCCGCAACCCATGTCACGACGCGCAACGCCCTCACGCTCGTCGATGTCGCGGGCCGTCCCGACATCCCGGTCGCCGCCGGAGCCTCGGCCCCGATCGCCGGAACCTATCTCGGCCCTGTCCCGGTGGTCCACGGCGACAACGGGCTCGGCGACGCCGTACTGCCGACGCCGGCCGGTTCGATCGTGGCCGAGCCGGCCGCCGACTTCATCCACACCGTCGCCGCGACCGACCCCGGCGCGGTCACCCTCCTCGCTCTGGGGCCGCTCACCAACCTGGCGCTCGCCCTCGATCGACATCCGGAGCTGCCGGGCCTGGTCCACGAGGTCGTGGTCATGGGGGGCAACGCCCTCGTACCGGGCAATGCCACCCCGGTGGCCGAGGCGAACATCAACAACGACCCCGAGGCCGCAGACCGGGTGTTCGGCGCGCCCTGGAAGGTCACGATGGTCGGGCTCGACGTCACGCACCAGGTCAACATGGGTGGCGCAGCGATCGAACGGATCGCGGCCGGCACGTCGGCCGGCGCCAGGCTGCTCGCCGGGGCGATGCCCCACTACCGCAGGTTCTACGAGACCCGCAACGGCATCGACGGCATCTTCGTGCACGACCCGTCGACCGTGGCGTTCCTTCTCGACCCCGACGCGTTCACCACACACGCCTGGCCGCTCCGCGTGGAGACGGAGAGCTTCAGCCGAGGCAAGACATGGCCGAACATGGGCGACACCGACGACGAGACGCCGCCGGCCTGGAAGAACCGACCGCCGGTCCACGTGTGTACCGCGGTCGACGGCCCGCGCGTCGTGGATCTCGTTGTCGAACGCCTGACCTGA
- a CDS encoding ABC transporter substrate-binding protein, translated as MKKLSTMLLAFALLASACGEDDAPADAGAPTVDRIVSLSPTATEILFAIGAGDQVVAVEQFSNYPEEAPPGELDGFTVNVEAVAAYEPQLVIMQSNQASAELEALGMTVIVQDSPADIDGIYAQIEEVGAATGHVDGAAAVVLDMQTRLAELVAEAPDAEGITYYHELGTDYYSLNSESFVAQIYALFGLVSIGDDAEGDAFAGYLPLSEEFILGADPDFIFLADTIWAAQTAETVAARPGWSDLSAVRNGAVIELDDDVASRWGPRVVDFAESIADALSTVTAPA; from the coding sequence TTGAAGAAGCTCAGCACCATGCTGCTCGCGTTCGCGCTGCTCGCGTCCGCCTGCGGCGAGGACGACGCGCCGGCCGATGCCGGCGCTCCGACCGTCGACCGCATCGTCTCGCTGTCGCCCACGGCGACGGAGATACTCTTCGCCATCGGCGCCGGCGATCAGGTGGTCGCGGTCGAACAGTTCTCGAACTATCCGGAGGAGGCACCACCCGGTGAACTCGACGGATTCACCGTGAACGTCGAAGCCGTGGCCGCCTACGAACCCCAACTCGTGATCATGCAGTCGAACCAGGCCTCGGCGGAGCTCGAGGCTCTCGGGATGACGGTCATCGTGCAGGATTCGCCGGCCGACATAGACGGCATCTACGCCCAGATCGAGGAAGTGGGCGCCGCGACCGGCCACGTCGACGGCGCCGCCGCCGTCGTGCTCGACATGCAGACCCGTCTCGCCGAGTTGGTCGCCGAGGCGCCCGACGCCGAGGGCATAACCTACTACCACGAGCTCGGGACCGACTACTACAGCCTCAACAGCGAGTCGTTCGTGGCCCAGATCTACGCCCTGTTCGGCCTGGTCAGCATCGGCGACGACGCCGAAGGCGATGCGTTCGCCGGATATCTGCCGCTCTCCGAGGAGTTCATCCTCGGCGCCGACCCGGACTTCATCTTCCTGGCCGACACCATCTGGGCCGCACAGACGGCGGAGACCGTCGCAGCTCGTCCGGGTTGGTCGGACCTGTCCGCCGTCCGCAACGGCGCAGTGATCGAGCTCGACGATGACGTGGCCTCCCGCTGGGGTCCCCGGGTCGTCGACTTCGCCGAGTCCATCGCGGATGCCCTGTCGACGGTGACGGCGCCCGCCTGA
- a CDS encoding cold-shock protein, whose product MQVQGKVKFFNAEKGFGFIEREGASDVFVHFSNIAGDGYKSLDEGQTVEFDVAPGRKGEEAQNVRVV is encoded by the coding sequence ATTCAAGTGCAAGGCAAAGTGAAGTTCTTCAACGCTGAAAAGGGATTTGGATTCATCGAGCGCGAAGGCGCCTCCGATGTGTTCGTCCACTTCTCCAACATCGCCGGCGACGGTTACAAGTCGCTCGACGAGGGCCAGACCGTCGAGTTCGACGTCGCTCCGGGACGCAAGGGCGAAGAGGCCCAGAACGTTCGGGTCGTCTGA
- a CDS encoding fructose bisphosphate aldolase, producing MNADMLEKIKTESGFIAALDQSGGSTPKALKLYGIEEDAYSGEDEMFDLIHAMRSRICTSPSFDGDRVLGAILFEMTMDREIEGMGSAEYLWNVKRVVPFLKVDKGLADEENGAQVMKPMPDLDDLCERAVAKGVFGTKMRSVINEANQAGVDAVVDQQFEVGKQILGHGLMPIIEPEVNINSSTKAEAEELLKAAILRNLDGIADGQQVMLKLTLPEVDGFYADLIAHPKVLKVVALSGGYSRQESNERLSRQHGMIASFSRALTEGLSAQQSDDEFNALLDSAVGSIAAASAT from the coding sequence ATGAACGCGGACATGCTCGAGAAGATCAAGACGGAGAGCGGCTTCATCGCCGCATTGGACCAGAGCGGTGGCAGCACGCCCAAGGCGCTGAAGCTCTACGGGATCGAAGAGGACGCATACAGCGGCGAGGACGAGATGTTCGATCTCATCCACGCGATGCGCAGCCGTATCTGTACCAGCCCGAGCTTCGATGGCGACCGGGTGCTCGGCGCCATCTTGTTCGAGATGACGATGGATCGCGAGATCGAGGGCATGGGCTCGGCCGAGTACCTCTGGAACGTCAAGCGCGTCGTGCCGTTCCTGAAGGTCGACAAGGGCCTGGCCGACGAGGAGAACGGCGCCCAGGTGATGAAGCCGATGCCCGACCTCGACGACCTGTGCGAGCGCGCGGTTGCCAAGGGCGTGTTCGGCACGAAGATGCGCTCGGTGATCAACGAGGCGAATCAGGCCGGCGTCGATGCGGTGGTCGATCAGCAGTTCGAGGTCGGGAAGCAGATCCTCGGCCATGGCCTCATGCCGATCATCGAGCCGGAGGTCAACATCAATTCGTCGACCAAGGCCGAGGCGGAGGAGCTGCTGAAGGCGGCGATCCTGCGCAATCTCGACGGCATCGCCGACGGCCAGCAGGTCATGCTGAAGCTGACGCTGCCCGAGGTCGACGGGTTCTACGCCGATCTGATCGCCCACCCGAAGGTGCTCAAGGTCGTTGCCCTCTCCGGTGGCTACTCGCGACAGGAGTCGAACGAGCGGCTGTCGCGCCAGCACGGCATGATCGCCAGCTTCTCCCGCGCGCTCACCGAAGGCCTGTCGGCCCAGCAGAGTGACGACGAGTTCAATGCGCTCCTCGACTCGGCCGTCGGCAGCATCGCAGCCGCCTCCGCTACCTGA
- a CDS encoding sulfotransferase, with product MDVQVIGAGFGRTGTLSMKAALEQLGFGPCHHMLEVFARPEDAAGWAAVVRGELDSLDQLLDGFGSCVDFPACTAWEPLWRARPGSKVLLTVRPAADWWKSFDATIGREIQKADHELAQAISEVVFGGRADDEATAVAAYEAHNAHVIETVPAEQLCVYQVGSGWEPLCEFLGVDVPDDPFPRSNSTQEFLEMRGAQGD from the coding sequence ATGGATGTCCAGGTGATCGGGGCCGGTTTCGGCCGCACGGGAACACTCTCGATGAAGGCGGCGCTCGAGCAGCTCGGGTTCGGACCGTGCCACCACATGCTCGAGGTCTTCGCCCGGCCCGAAGACGCCGCCGGCTGGGCTGCGGTGGTGCGCGGCGAGCTCGATTCGCTCGATCAGCTTCTCGACGGATTCGGCAGCTGTGTCGACTTCCCTGCATGCACCGCGTGGGAGCCGTTGTGGCGGGCCCGGCCGGGGTCGAAGGTCCTCCTGACGGTGCGTCCCGCGGCTGACTGGTGGAAGAGCTTCGACGCGACGATCGGCCGGGAGATCCAGAAGGCCGATCACGAGCTCGCACAGGCGATCTCCGAGGTCGTCTTCGGCGGTCGGGCCGACGACGAGGCGACCGCCGTGGCCGCCTACGAGGCGCACAACGCCCATGTCATCGAGACGGTGCCGGCCGAGCAGCTCTGCGTCTACCAAGTGGGGTCCGGGTGGGAGCCGCTGTGCGAGTTCCTCGGGGTCGACGTGCCCGACGACCCGTTTCCCCGCTCCAACAGCACGCAGGAGTTCCTCGAGATGCGGGGCGCTCAGGGCGACTGA
- a CDS encoding MFS transporter, whose amino-acid sequence MPAPDTGGAVPLRSDPNIPYYAVTAVLTMGYGSVFTLLAEFRTEFGFSESQLGLIASAGFLAGFVAQVTLAPMADRGRTAQMIRFGVALASVGMAGMIVADELWMFVASRVVFGLSTGAVAPAMRRLLITRDPAAVGTTLGRLTAFDITGFVLGPALSAVLVEIGGIRLPFIVLVALNLLLLGWVSRLDLRTPPGDGVRRATLPLLRIPGIQAAMFAGVAFFLTLAYFEATWALLLDDNGAETWLIGVSLSLFTIPMIVFAPTGGRMAQARGHAAVVGWSIAVAAACTLAYGWVDVLWILLAVSLVHAIADAFTMPANQVAVATATPPEQLAAGQGLFSAAGTLVSGIVAYGAGALYETEGPELLFTTASVAMVVFLGLSLWRHRSAPAVAAPHTESVS is encoded by the coding sequence GTGCCAGCGCCAGATACTGGAGGGGCGGTTCCCCTTCGGTCCGATCCCAACATCCCGTACTACGCCGTCACGGCCGTCCTCACGATGGGCTACGGCTCGGTCTTCACGCTGTTGGCCGAGTTCCGCACCGAGTTCGGGTTCAGTGAGAGCCAGCTCGGACTGATCGCCAGCGCCGGCTTCCTCGCCGGTTTCGTCGCGCAGGTGACCCTGGCGCCGATGGCCGACCGGGGCCGGACCGCCCAGATGATCAGGTTCGGCGTCGCCCTGGCATCGGTCGGCATGGCCGGAATGATCGTCGCCGACGAGCTGTGGATGTTCGTGGCGTCGCGGGTGGTGTTCGGCCTCAGCACCGGCGCTGTCGCTCCCGCCATGCGACGGTTGCTCATCACGCGGGATCCCGCCGCGGTGGGAACGACCCTCGGTCGACTCACCGCCTTCGACATCACGGGTTTCGTGCTGGGCCCGGCCCTGTCCGCGGTGCTGGTCGAGATCGGAGGAATCCGTCTGCCGTTCATCGTGCTCGTCGCCTTGAACCTGCTCCTGCTGGGGTGGGTGAGCCGACTCGATCTGCGGACACCTCCGGGCGACGGCGTTCGCCGGGCCACATTGCCGCTGCTGCGCATTCCCGGCATCCAGGCTGCCATGTTCGCCGGCGTCGCGTTTTTCCTGACGCTGGCCTACTTCGAGGCGACATGGGCGCTGCTGCTCGACGACAACGGTGCCGAGACCTGGTTGATCGGCGTGTCGCTGAGTCTCTTCACGATCCCGATGATCGTGTTCGCGCCGACCGGTGGCCGCATGGCGCAGGCCCGCGGACATGCCGCAGTCGTGGGCTGGTCGATCGCCGTAGCTGCCGCGTGCACGCTCGCCTACGGCTGGGTCGACGTGTTGTGGATCCTGCTGGCGGTCTCGCTCGTGCACGCCATCGCCGACGCCTTCACCATGCCGGCGAACCAGGTCGCCGTCGCGACCGCCACGCCGCCGGAGCAGCTCGCGGCCGGACAGGGCTTGTTCAGCGCAGCCGGGACGCTGGTCTCCGGGATCGTCGCCTACGGCGCCGGTGCGCTCTACGAGACCGAGGGCCCCGAGTTGCTCTTCACCACCGCCTCGGTTGCAATGGTCGTCTTCCTCGGCCTGTCGCTCTGGCGACACCGTTCGGCCCCGGCGGTTGCCGCCCCGCACACGGAGAGTGTCTCATGA
- a CDS encoding nitronate monooxygenase, with translation MSASTTVDPRLQTRATELFGVDYPIVQTGMGWVAGPSLVTGTANAGGLGILAAATMTFDEMVAAIAKVKSRTDKPFGVNLRTDAADVEQRVDHLIAQQVKVASFAQAPRPDMVKKLKDNGVVVVPTVGARRHAEKVAEWGVDAVLCQGGEGGGHTGSVPTSLLLPQVLDAVDIPVIAAGGFHDGRGLAAALSWGADGIAMGTRFLLTADSKVPDEVKAVYLETPVTGTVVSTAIDGAPQRVIRTEVIDNLERTGLLQLPRAGLNALKFRKLTGTSMRDLLTEGLGMKKNQDLTWAQVAMAANAAMLTRATMVEGKLEVGILPTGQCVGVVEDLPTCAELISRIVAEASERFDAVCA, from the coding sequence ATGAGCGCGTCCACCACCGTCGATCCCCGCCTCCAGACCCGGGCCACCGAGCTCTTCGGGGTCGACTATCCGATCGTGCAGACGGGCATGGGATGGGTGGCGGGGCCTTCGCTGGTCACGGGCACGGCCAACGCCGGCGGTCTCGGCATCCTGGCGGCCGCGACGATGACCTTCGACGAGATGGTCGCCGCGATCGCCAAGGTGAAGTCGCGCACCGACAAGCCGTTCGGCGTGAACCTGCGCACCGACGCCGCCGACGTCGAGCAACGGGTCGACCACCTCATCGCGCAACAGGTGAAGGTCGCATCCTTCGCCCAGGCCCCCCGACCCGACATGGTCAAGAAGCTGAAGGACAACGGCGTCGTCGTCGTGCCGACCGTGGGCGCTCGTCGCCACGCCGAGAAGGTCGCCGAGTGGGGCGTCGACGCGGTCCTCTGCCAGGGCGGCGAGGGTGGCGGCCACACCGGCAGCGTGCCGACATCGCTGCTGCTCCCGCAGGTGCTCGACGCGGTCGACATCCCGGTCATCGCCGCCGGCGGATTCCACGACGGGCGCGGCCTCGCCGCAGCACTCTCGTGGGGGGCCGACGGCATCGCCATGGGCACTCGATTCCTCCTCACGGCCGACAGCAAGGTGCCCGACGAGGTCAAGGCGGTCTATCTCGAGACACCGGTGACCGGAACCGTGGTGTCCACCGCGATCGACGGTGCCCCCCAGCGGGTCATCCGGACCGAGGTCATCGACAATCTCGAACGAACGGGGTTGCTCCAGCTCCCGCGGGCCGGACTCAATGCACTGAAGTTCCGCAAGCTGACCGGTACCTCGATGCGCGACCTGCTCACCGAGGGCCTGGGAATGAAGAAGAACCAGGACCTCACCTGGGCCCAGGTCGCGATGGCGGCCAACGCAGCGATGCTCACACGGGCGACGATGGTCGAGGGCAAGCTCGAGGTCGGGATCCTGCCGACCGGACAGTGCGTCGGCGTCGTCGAGGACCTGCCGACCTGCGCAGAGCTGATCTCGCGCATCGTCGCGGAGGCGTCCGAGCGCTTCGACGCCGTCTGCGCGTAG
- a CDS encoding PP2C family protein-serine/threonine phosphatase, producing the protein MSSIVLGVLAVISAVAAGVYAHSARLRRRLVHLVDSDPSVDREAHSLAFASYRKEAHTSIFYGLLALASVVVAVAGGGESVTAVFGVLIIPAAAALWWSRSSSREARMARNRYDLERRAGEALEQEQLAPKAWAARLAPEEVPDFSGFEIGRVYQAGSGLMAGDFFDVHRVGPTRVAAVIGDVAGHGIESSITAFQAKYLLRVFLRQFRDPAQAFEELNAQLAAGDRHEEFISAAVIVFDTEAGTLRYASAGHPAVFLFQEDGTKPLRSTGPLLMLDPKAHYFSREIPMESGDLVVMYTDGLAEARAGNSLFGEERIIKTAERELNAAPDVLCKALLDAAKDHAGGVIDDDTAIMAIRRD; encoded by the coding sequence ATGAGCAGCATCGTTCTCGGCGTTCTCGCCGTGATCTCGGCCGTCGCCGCCGGCGTCTACGCCCACTCTGCTCGCCTTCGTCGGCGCCTGGTGCATCTGGTCGACAGCGATCCGAGCGTCGATCGCGAAGCTCATTCGCTCGCGTTCGCCTCGTACCGCAAGGAAGCCCACACCTCGATCTTCTATGGGCTGCTCGCCCTGGCGTCGGTCGTGGTTGCAGTGGCGGGTGGCGGTGAGTCCGTCACGGCGGTCTTCGGCGTGCTGATCATTCCGGCGGCCGCAGCCCTGTGGTGGTCGCGCAGTTCGAGCCGGGAAGCCCGCATGGCCCGCAACCGCTACGACCTCGAGCGGCGGGCCGGCGAGGCGCTGGAGCAGGAGCAGCTCGCGCCGAAGGCGTGGGCCGCCCGACTGGCGCCCGAAGAGGTGCCCGACTTCAGCGGGTTCGAGATCGGCCGGGTCTACCAGGCCGGTTCGGGCCTCATGGCCGGCGACTTCTTCGACGTGCATCGCGTCGGCCCCACCCGTGTCGCCGCGGTGATCGGCGATGTCGCGGGCCACGGCATCGAGTCGTCGATCACTGCATTCCAGGCGAAGTACCTGCTCAGGGTATTCCTGCGACAGTTCCGCGACCCGGCCCAGGCCTTCGAGGAGCTCAACGCCCAGCTGGCGGCCGGCGATCGCCACGAGGAGTTCATCTCCGCCGCGGTCATCGTGTTCGACACCGAGGCCGGCACCCTGCGCTACGCCTCGGCCGGGCACCCTGCCGTCTTCTTGTTCCAGGAGGACGGCACCAAGCCGCTGCGCTCCACCGGACCGCTGCTGATGCTCGATCCGAAGGCGCACTACTTCTCCCGCGAGATCCCGATGGAGAGCGGCGACCTCGTGGTCATGTACACCGACGGTCTCGCCGAAGCCCGGGCCGGCAACTCCCTGTTCGGTGAGGAGCGCATCATCAAGACGGCGGAGCGGGAGCTCAACGCTGCCCCCGACGTGCTGTGCAAGGCGCTGCTCGACGCCGCGAAGGATCACGCCGGCGGGGTGATCGACGACGACACCGCCATCATGGCGATCCGTCGAGACTGA
- a CDS encoding iron ABC transporter permease gives MVLGLRSAETRVGAPEGARLGSGAVAAGIVAVLAASFAGMTIGPLDLSVGEVLRQLLDGLPWVDLDSGLSTTEAAVVTQIRFPRVVLGLMVGATLSLSGAAYQGAFRNPLADPYLLGIAAGAGLGATIAITQGLGDGSGVFDPVPLAAFAGGLGAVWLSYVAGHIGGRSTVTLVLAGVAVASFLTACQTYVLQANSDVIREVYTWILGRIGTSGWNEPALLAPYFAVTLAVVLRYRRALDVLAVGDEEAASLGVNPQRVRLVVVVASSLGAAAAVAVTGLIGFVGIIVPHTVRLVFGASNRVVLPLSVLFGGAFMVAADLVARTVVEPGELPIGVVTAFIGAPFFALVLRTSRREVW, from the coding sequence ATGGTGCTCGGTCTGCGATCCGCCGAGACGCGTGTCGGTGCTCCCGAGGGAGCTCGACTCGGGTCCGGCGCGGTCGCGGCCGGGATCGTGGCGGTTCTCGCGGCGAGCTTCGCGGGAATGACCATCGGCCCGCTCGACCTCTCGGTCGGCGAAGTCCTCCGTCAACTTCTCGACGGGCTGCCGTGGGTCGACCTCGACTCCGGGCTCTCCACGACCGAGGCGGCGGTGGTGACACAGATCCGTTTCCCGCGGGTGGTGCTCGGACTGATGGTCGGCGCGACCCTGTCGCTGAGCGGTGCCGCGTACCAGGGGGCGTTTCGGAACCCGCTCGCCGACCCTTACCTGCTCGGCATCGCCGCCGGCGCCGGTCTCGGCGCAACGATCGCGATCACCCAGGGACTCGGCGACGGGTCCGGTGTCTTCGATCCGGTGCCCCTCGCGGCCTTCGCCGGCGGGCTCGGTGCGGTCTGGCTGTCCTATGTGGCGGGCCACATCGGCGGACGCTCGACGGTGACATTGGTGCTCGCCGGCGTGGCGGTCGCCAGCTTCCTCACCGCGTGCCAGACCTACGTCCTGCAGGCGAACAGCGACGTGATCCGCGAGGTGTACACGTGGATACTCGGGCGAATCGGCACCTCCGGGTGGAACGAGCCGGCCCTCCTCGCGCCCTACTTCGCCGTCACGCTGGCCGTCGTCCTGCGGTATCGCCGGGCCCTCGATGTGCTCGCGGTCGGCGACGAGGAGGCGGCCTCGCTCGGGGTGAACCCCCAACGGGTGCGGCTCGTCGTCGTCGTGGCGTCGTCGCTCGGCGCCGCCGCGGCGGTCGCCGTCACCGGGCTGATCGGCTTCGTCGGGATCATCGTGCCCCACACGGTCCGGCTCGTGTTCGGCGCGAGCAATCGCGTCGTGCTGCCGCTGTCGGTCCTCTTCGGTGGCGCATTCATGGTCGCGGCCGATCTCGTGGCGAGGACGGTCGTCGAGCCCGGCGAGCTCCCGATCGGCGTCGTCACGGCCTTCATCGGCGCGCCGTTCTTCGCGCTCGTCCTGCGCACCAGCAGGAGGGAGGTCTGGTGA